The Longimicrobium sp. genome includes a region encoding these proteins:
- a CDS encoding YceI family protein, translating into MRKSLVLGSMLVVPVLAAASLAPLSMQPGSRVWVDGTSTTRSWHCESTHAVGSAAASTTDLAQLANVGSASVTVPVATLDCRNNTMNGHMRNALKAAEAPEIRFRATSVKVNATGADAGTAEMAGTLSIAGQERPVTINATVARENGQVRVRGSKRITMTEWGVRPPSLMLGTMKVAPAATVGFDVVLKP; encoded by the coding sequence ATGCGCAAGAGCCTTGTGCTGGGATCGATGCTGGTGGTGCCCGTCCTCGCGGCGGCCTCGCTGGCTCCCCTGTCCATGCAGCCCGGCAGCCGCGTGTGGGTGGACGGGACCTCCACCACCCGCTCCTGGCACTGCGAGTCCACGCACGCGGTCGGCAGCGCCGCCGCCAGCACCACCGACCTGGCGCAGCTGGCGAACGTGGGCAGCGCCTCGGTGACGGTGCCGGTGGCCACGCTCGACTGCCGCAACAACACCATGAACGGCCACATGCGCAACGCCCTGAAGGCCGCCGAGGCCCCCGAGATCCGCTTCCGCGCCACCTCGGTGAAGGTGAACGCCACCGGCGCCGACGCCGGCACCGCCGAGATGGCGGGCACGCTCTCCATCGCCGGGCAGGAGCGGCCGGTGACGATCAACGCCACGGTGGCGCGCGAAAACGGCCAGGTGCGCGTGCGCGGCAGCAAGCGCATCACCATGACCGAGTGGGGCGTTCGCCCGCCCTCGCTGATGCTGGGCACGATGAAGGTGGCCCCCGCCGCCACGGTCGGGTTCGACGTGGTGCTGAAGCCCTGA
- a CDS encoding Ig-like domain-containing protein, protein MTRSLAAKLAAAAAIAAAGACAHIEAPPGGVADTEPPVLETTRPDTFARMRSYLGPVVFVYDEGLSARGVDTLVTVSPRTSSVAVGKSGHNVSVELRRGWEPNRVYQVTVHPGLTDLFGNTTRTPSTLVFSTGPEIIPTVATGQVVLRTTLEAARGARVEVIHQPDSTLYETRPDSAGRWTLMYLPEGDYQVRAYNDTNHDQALQPYEARDTTTIRVTRADTAKSRRLALLAPDSTAPKAGTAAGAEDVIEIRFDDFLDPAQPLAPAQVTVTGPNGAVAVREVRVGAFPSDSAPADTGAAARRDTGRAAAARRDTTPPARPRPTEPVPSQSLFVRTASALAPDAQYTVTVTGVRNLVGLAGGGEVQLRTARAAPPAPPAAPATPADSVRARGDTAAARTPAARPAAPPPAPPAPPRPQTSPAPVAVPPRERR, encoded by the coding sequence GTGACGCGGTCCCTGGCCGCGAAGCTGGCGGCCGCGGCGGCGATCGCCGCGGCCGGGGCCTGCGCGCACATCGAGGCGCCCCCGGGCGGCGTCGCCGACACCGAGCCGCCGGTGCTGGAGACCACGCGCCCCGACACCTTCGCCCGCATGCGCTCGTACCTGGGCCCCGTCGTCTTCGTGTACGACGAGGGCCTCTCCGCGCGCGGCGTGGACACGCTGGTGACGGTGAGCCCGCGCACCAGCAGCGTGGCCGTCGGCAAGAGCGGCCACAACGTGAGCGTGGAGCTGCGGCGCGGCTGGGAGCCCAACCGCGTCTACCAGGTGACGGTGCATCCCGGCCTCACCGACCTCTTCGGCAACACCACCAGGACGCCGTCCACGCTGGTCTTTTCCACCGGGCCGGAGATCATCCCCACGGTGGCCACGGGGCAGGTGGTGCTGCGGACCACGCTGGAGGCGGCGCGCGGGGCGCGGGTGGAGGTGATCCACCAGCCCGACTCCACGCTGTACGAGACGCGGCCCGACAGCGCCGGGCGGTGGACGCTGATGTACCTTCCCGAGGGCGACTACCAGGTCCGCGCCTACAACGACACCAACCACGACCAGGCGCTGCAGCCCTACGAGGCGCGCGATACCACCACCATCCGCGTCACCCGCGCCGACACGGCGAAGTCGCGCCGCCTGGCGCTGCTGGCTCCGGACAGCACCGCGCCCAAGGCGGGCACGGCGGCGGGCGCGGAAGACGTGATCGAGATCCGCTTCGACGACTTCCTGGACCCCGCGCAGCCGCTGGCGCCCGCGCAGGTGACGGTGACCGGCCCGAACGGCGCCGTCGCCGTGCGCGAGGTGCGGGTGGGCGCCTTCCCGTCGGACAGCGCCCCGGCCGACACCGGCGCCGCGGCCCGCCGCGACACCGGCCGTGCCGCCGCCGCGCGCCGCGACACCACGCCGCCCGCCCGTCCCCGGCCCACGGAGCCGGTTCCGTCGCAGTCGCTGTTCGTGCGCACGGCCAGCGCCCTGGCGCCCGATGCGCAGTACACGGTGACGGTGACCGGCGTCCGCAACCTGGTGGGCCTGGCCGGCGGCGGCGAGGTGCAGCTCCGCACCGCGCGCGCCGCGCCGCCCGCGCCGCCCGCCGCACCCGCCACGCCCGCCGACAGCGTGCGTGCCCGGGGCGACACGGCCGCGGCGCGAACTCCCGCGGCGCGCCCGGCCGCACCGCCACCGGCTCCGCCCGCGCCGCCGCGCCCGCAGACGTCGCCCGCGCCGGTGGCCGTGCCGCCGCGCGAGCGGCGCTGA
- a CDS encoding HAD family hydrolase — MADAARRAVFVDRDGTLIEDRHYLADPAGVALLPGAAEAVRRLNEAGWLVVLVTNQSGIGRGMFGEDDYAAVHRRLVELLAAEGARLDAEYHCPLAPGDPDPHHLRKPGAGMYLRAADEHGIGLARSWLVGDRVRDVAAARELGASALLVRSPQTEVDEAERLGIPILPSLLDIIPRL; from the coding sequence ATGGCCGATGCCGCTCGGCGCGCGGTGTTCGTGGACCGCGACGGGACGCTGATCGAGGACCGCCACTACCTGGCGGACCCCGCCGGCGTCGCGCTCCTTCCCGGCGCGGCGGAGGCGGTGCGGCGGCTGAACGAGGCGGGATGGCTCGTCGTGCTCGTCACCAACCAGTCCGGCATCGGGCGGGGGATGTTCGGGGAGGATGACTACGCCGCCGTCCACCGCCGCCTGGTCGAGCTGCTCGCGGCGGAGGGCGCGCGGCTGGATGCCGAGTACCACTGCCCGCTCGCCCCCGGCGATCCCGATCCCCACCACCTCCGCAAGCCCGGCGCGGGGATGTACCTCCGCGCCGCCGACGAGCACGGCATCGGCCTCGCGCGCTCCTGGCTCGTCGGCGACCGCGTGCGCGACGTGGCCGCGGCGCGCGAGTTGGGCGCCTCCGCCCTCCTCGTCCGCAGCCCGCAGACGGAGGTCGACGAGGCGGAGCGGCTGGGCATCCCCATCCTCCCGTCGCTCCTCGACATCATCCCGCGTCTCTGA
- a CDS encoding enoyl-ACP reductase: MSESAPLAGLLAGKKGLIVGVANRNSIAWACARPLAAAGMQLAFTYQGEVMRDRVVKTTAEMGEVPLFDLDVTQDDQIDRLHEGVEQLFGGRLDFLLHSVAYAPATAMANAFIETQRADWATAMDISAYSLVALSRRFAPMMEGGGSIVTMSYYGSQKAVPGYNVMGVAKAALEASVRYLAVDLGPRGVRVNAVSAGAVNTLAARGVAHFRDLMKITGERAPLKRTIEPEEVGRATLFLASDLSSGITGETMYVDAGFNITAG; the protein is encoded by the coding sequence ATGTCCGAAAGCGCACCGCTGGCGGGTCTCCTCGCCGGAAAGAAGGGCCTGATCGTCGGCGTGGCCAACCGCAACTCCATCGCCTGGGCCTGCGCCCGCCCGCTGGCCGCGGCGGGAATGCAGCTCGCCTTCACCTACCAGGGCGAGGTGATGCGCGACCGCGTGGTGAAGACCACCGCCGAGATGGGCGAGGTGCCCCTCTTCGACCTCGACGTCACGCAGGACGACCAGATCGACCGGCTCCACGAAGGCGTGGAGCAGCTCTTCGGCGGGCGGCTGGACTTCCTGCTGCACTCGGTGGCGTACGCTCCCGCCACGGCCATGGCCAACGCGTTCATCGAGACGCAGCGCGCCGACTGGGCCACCGCCATGGACATCAGCGCCTACTCGCTGGTCGCCCTGTCGCGCCGCTTCGCGCCGATGATGGAGGGTGGCGGCAGCATCGTCACCATGAGCTACTACGGCTCGCAGAAGGCGGTGCCCGGGTACAACGTGATGGGCGTGGCCAAGGCGGCGCTGGAGGCGTCGGTGCGCTATCTCGCCGTGGACCTGGGCCCGCGCGGGGTGCGGGTGAACGCGGTGAGCGCGGGCGCCGTGAACACGCTGGCGGCGCGCGGCGTGGCGCACTTCCGCGACCTGATGAAGATCACCGGCGAGCGCGCGCCGCTGAAGCGCACCATCGAGCCCGAGGAGGTGGGCCGCGCGACGCTCTTCCTGGCCTCGGACCTCTCCAGCGGCATCACCGGCGAGACGATGTACGTGGACGCGGGGTTCAACATCACGGCGGGATAG